TTCATGCTAAGCACTGCAGAATTTGAGCAGTGGAAACTGAGGTAAACTCCTTACTGCAGGCAACTTATAGTTGCTTGTATCTTTTTTGGTATACCTCATGCAAGACAAGGAGGTGGCTACCACATGTaagaagagaaaacaaaataaatggaGGCTGCTGTCTAGATTGCTTtggttcttttctttttggttgaAGACTGTGAAAGCGAATGCcatttatttactaattattttattttccgtCAGCCTTCTCTTAATGTTCTGATTTCCAATAAATTGTATACATGTCTACGTACCATGTATAAGTAGGTGCTGAGCGTTTTTGCTATATATGTTGAGAAGCAAAATCAATACTGAGTAATGTATAGACCACCAAGAAGACATTTCAATTCGCTGCTTTTAGCAATCCCAAAGAACTCATGTTTCTTTAGGCTGAGGTCATCCTCTTGTACTTGTTTTTAAGAGATAAGAGTATGATGTGAAGGAATTTTATCAAACTAGACTTAGCCTGGATTTGCAACAACTGCTTGTTTTATCTTACAATGCGTTGATCTTCTTAGACATTTGGGTTTTTCTCTTATGATTATTTTTGCATTTCAGTCATCGGTAAAAAACTTATGTACTCAAAGACACAGAGCTAACTTCTCAATTTGAATACTGTACATCTAATTATAATCTGTTCTTAAATTAATGTATTGTTGAGGGAAATAAGTTGCAAGTTCACAGCTATAATTAAGAAGAAAGGGGAGAGCAGATCTCCTTGCCTCAAGCTGCTAGAACCTGGGAAAAATCCAGCAGCTCGTGTTTTCAAAGAAATGTTCATGATTTCACCCAGTTCATGATCTGAAGGAGCAAGCAAGATATTCAAGAATGGGCACTGCAAAATATTTTCTGGAAATGGGAGTAGCTGAGTGTCCCAGTTTCAGCTAGCAAAAGTTAGTTTCAGTTACGTTAGAGAAATTTCACTATTTGCATAGCATATTATGCAACAAGCGATACATAAACATATGCATTTTAAAATTGTAGTCTGTTTTGCACTGTTTTTAAGAGTTTAAGCAGAATGGCAATACTGATTACTGTGAACTTCTTTAATAAATGAGGCTCAGATGTCTTATTATCATCATTCAGAAGTGTTCACAAATTGAATGGCTTGTTTAATCTTGTCTGTTCGTCATACATGTATCTTTTCATTACATAAACATGCAATACAACTTCTTCAGAAGGTAATAAATGATGAAAAGGAAACCAATCATCAAGAGCCACTGACCCCCATCGCATAGAGGACTCCTTTGCATGGATCTACTCGGTTTCTGCTCCACATCTTCTCTCCTGTGAACCAAAACATAGTGAGTTTAAAAGGTTTAGAACAGTATACCCAGTTTGGATTCAGCATTCATCCAAGATGGTAACAAGAACATATTTGATTTAATCAGTAGAAGTTAAATCTAAATTATCAGGCACTTCGTAGTAAGATTTAATGACTTGATAAAACATGGAATAATGCAATATTTACTTCTGTTTCcttgtttctgtttttgttgGTGCAGGTAGTTGGGGTATAGGTTTTCTCAATGTTGCAGGTTGTGGAGTGTCAACTGTCGCAGTTGGCACCGATTTCTGGGGTACGGGAGTTTCCATGGACATTACTTGACCTTGATGTTCAGGTATTTTGATGGGCACATTCCTTGCCTGCAAGTACCTTAAATAAATTAGGAACATTGACTATCTATGACTTGAACAATTCTGTAGTAACTGGCTTAACAAACTCACCAATTTCCTGAACTGGAGATTGTAGAGCATTTGGATGTATCTTTGCTTTGCTAGCTTCTGTTCCTTGTTCAGTTGCTTCCAAAATCCATAAACCGATCCCATGTTGAGCACTTTGTTTGCATAAATCTTCCATGTATAGCTGCAAGGCAACACAGTTTCATATTAAATGGAAAACTCAATTGTTGGTTATTTACAATACCTGGTGTCATATTATTACCATTCATATATTCGCTGGAGACCGGCAGCTGACATTTTGTTCCAATATCCAGTGTCCTTCTTGCATTTTTCAAAGAAGTCAGCAATCTTGTTACTCGATGCATCACCATTGTTTGGATCGATGTGAAAGCCTGAGATGCCATCAATGATAATTTCTGCTGGACCTCCTTGATTGGTTGCAAAAGTGGGTAATCCGCAGTTCATTGCCTCAATGACTGTCAGACCAAAAGCCTCATACAGTGCAGGCTGCACAAAAGCTCCCTTTGTATCTGCAATGCAGCGGTACAGCTCTCCGTTGCGATGTCTATCAGTTTGAGCTGCTATCCATCTAAACTGACCATTCAGTTGGTAGTTCTCTATCAAGGTATGCATCTTCTTAATCTCTGCAATTTCTTCTCTGTCATTTGATTTTGATGGATCGAAGAATCCAGCCACAACAACAAGATTCACCAAATTTCTCAGCCTTTTGTTCTTCCCATACCATTCAGTCAGTCCTGTGATGTTTTTCACCGTGTCCAGTCTTGCCATGGAGAATATTATCGGTTTCTTCCTGTCCTCCAGATATCCACTGTCCAAGCATATTGTTAGTTTCAATAGTAGGCTGTTAGAACCacatttcaattgatttttaattttttatgcatcAGACGAAAGAAACTGGAAGACTTACATGTGTTCATTATTATCCTCCTTGTTGTAGAGTAATTCTTCAATGGCAGGGTGAAACTTTGTTAGCCGTCTTTGTTTCTCCGTGTGGGGAAAGTAGACAGATTGATCAGCGCCAGGGGCCGCTATGTTGAATTTGGGATCGAAGACATTGATGCCCGAGACTACCCGACAAAGCCCCGGCATAGTAAATGATATATGGCTTTCATATTGTCCAGGCCTTTCCTTACTGGAATAGAACAAATTTAACAACATTTCAGACAATGTAAATTGTCCTGGAGCTTTCACATCATGTGGTAATGTAACAGACTAACCTGCCAGCGATTTCTTGATATGTGCTAGTTATGATAAAATCAGCTGCATTCATTGCAATTAAGTCAGCTGTGAATTGACATGAAAAATGGTACTTTGGATCTAATTCCTTCCATTTGGCATCTGAATTTTCATACTTTGTTTTCTCTAATGCATGAGCAATAGTCCCCTGTTTTAACAGCCGGCAAAATTTTATAAGGACAAATACCATACAATAATTGATTGATATGAAGTATGAAAAATACATTAGCTAGAGATGATGTGAACCTGAGTTACACCAAGTTTTGCAGCCATTAGAGATGCCACCAAGTTTCCATCACTATAGTTCCCAATGATCAGGTCTGGTTTGCAATCCATGAGTTCCAGGATCTTAGCAGTAGCATCCTGGTATTGAGAAAGGTCGAAATAAACATGGTTGCACAAGAACTTGTTTAGAAATACTGTAACAAAGGAACAAAGGAGTTTGTTTGTAGGTATTTGACCAAACCGGAGCCCTTGGTTCTTATAGAACCTAACCCTAAATATCACAAGAGGGGGATAGCATAGGTGGAGTGAAAAATGTGAGATGGGTAGTAAAAGCTATTAGCATCACTAAAAAGTCTGTCTTATCACTTTTTGGGTTATCCCACATAGGTTAGAAAGGGGTTAATTTAACTATATAAGTGAGAAAAAGTCTAACCCCTTAAGTTAGATTTTGGATAGGAGAGGTGTTATAccacttaaaaataatatcagaGTCCAATTGTAATAACTTCATTTAAAAGTCTACAAGAGTAATCGATTAATCTGAAAGTCCATCAGATTATCAAACTGATGGTCCGATATATAAAAGAGGATTGTTTAGTTATCCCACACCTTTAGGAAAAGTATTAGTGTATAAGTGTGACAGATAGTTTCCCTCCTTGAACTAGCTTTTAAGGTGGAAGAAGTCTAATAGCACTTTTCAAGGCCTACTGCTACTAAATAGAATATATCAAACTCATAATTCACTAAATGCTTTTTATGAACATCAATTAAGTATAGTAAGTAAATTGTTCCATACCTGGACGAATGTCTCAAGGTAAGGATAGATATCAAAACGGGAAACCCATTGAGGGAGAATGCCTTGGTCTGTCCTAAATGGAACCCTGAGAATGTGGGAATGCTTTGTGTTGAAAATTGGCTCCCACTCCTGGTTGCATTTTGTGCCTTGGGCATCTGGTATTAGTCTAGTTACCtatacaaaattgaaataagAGAACTGAGTATGAAAACATTTTATCCGATGCTTAGGTTAAATTCATAATCAAATTCTGCATTTGTTACTCACCACGAGAATCTGAGGCTTCACATTGAGTCCTTGCTGCTTAATCCTGAGTAGCAGTTCTTCCTCTAAAGCAGTCACTTGATCAAGAATGTAAACCACCTGTTGGTCgattaaaaattgtattaactTATACATATTGTGTAGGTTAAGAAAGATTATTGGTGTCAAAAGTCTTCATCACGAGTGATGCATCGATGCAATTCGAAACTTATATCAATGCATCCTGTGTTACTACCCACCTGGCCTCCAGTATCTGGTAGTCCAAGAACATCTGATTGCCCAAAGAAGCCATGAGGGGAGAAGATTACAATGTTGAAAATGTTGGGGAGCCTGCTGAAAAAAGCCTCAAATTTCACAGGGTCAGGGGCTTGGAGTATTTCAGAACACATCCTCATGGTCTCTATCACTCTTTCTGCAGTGTCTCCCCATCCTTTCTCAAGACCACACTCTTTCAACCTGCAAAACACATTAGCAGTCAGCAAAGATGTTTCCTggaaattcttaaaaattagcATGTTAACCCATGCTATGCTGAGAAGTAAACCTCGATTGGAAATTCTGATATGGTGTATCTTTCGGAAGACTAGAGACGAAAACTTCAGCTACTATCAAAGCTGCCTGAAGCTTGTCCACAGTTATAATGGTTTCATCGATCATAAGTTTCTGCaggttaaaaaaatacaaaatccTTATCAGTTTCCagcatttattttttaaaaataattagattattcatTTTCCTACTCAATTCATGTACCTCTTCCCTGTGCTTAAGAGCTAGAAGATAATCCAGAAGAGGCTTTGCTTTGTCAGAGCTCCCACTTAGCCTTGTGGATGTGAACTTTGAGATGTAGTTGAGTCCATTTCCAATTGCAGAAGAAATTGTCAAGTGAGGAGTTGACAATTCCATAGCCCCGAAATCAATCTCCAAAGAAAATTCATCCTGTGCCCtgcatttcaaaatcaaaatcaaaatcatgatTTAAATCTAACACTAATGAAGGTTACAAGCTCAAGTCTTTCCACATACCAGTTATCATCGAAGATCATTTCTTTGAACTTCAAGTAATCCACACTGGTGATACTATCTACAGATAGATCATCAGCATTCACCTTGACAAATTCCCAGAAACCCGGATTAGGTCTCACCGCTAAAGCAACATACGGTGGAACAATAGCTGCCTCCTGCAAGATTTTAcaaaaaatgatgcaaaaattaatactcaaatatttatttttcattatatcttttatatatgattttgtaacACATCCGAGCACACTCCAACGGACTCTTGGGTGAAGTTGTTGGAACTTAGCTCTAATACCATTAGTAAGAGTTATTAAACTTTCCTATCCCAAAAACGAAGGTTGGACCCGAATCAAGTTAATTcggtttgttttaatttgatgtttaattCGAATTCTTTTTTGATTATACTATTCATTCTGTCAGCGATATTTCCACAATATCTCTGACTAGCACTGACAAGCTAGAGCTTGAATTAACTattatgaattcaaaatgaACTTGAGGCAATCAATGTTCTAGCTAAGCTTGGTTTGAATTTAGCCCTAAAGCTTGCTAAGGTTGAATTTGAACTGAGTCGGTTTGGCTTGACTTTGTTCAGTGTTCAACTTGAATTCCCGATAATGTCACTACTATTATTCATCCCTCTAAGGATACTTCAACAACATCTCTCTTGAACAAGTTAGAGCTTGAACTAACCATCATAGATTCAAGTTGAGCTTGAGTTAGTTTATGTAGGGTtagttcgattcgaatctaatcctaaaactaattcaaattgTGAGGTTTTTCCTCACATTTATACATTAACATAGAATCCATTTTCCAAAGCTCGTGGGACAACCCGACAAATGTATACAAAATTTTGTGCTAAATTTGATACCTGTGTAGTACTGAGAATGTAACCAAGTAATCCTTCCAAGACTTTGTTTCTTTCATGCTTATCTTCTATAACTTTTTCCACTTCTTCCATCAATTGCTGGCGTTTCATCAAACTGTTTCCAGTTGCGACATACCTTTTCTctcaagaaaaacaataaaacgaTCAATTTTGAATCACACATTATTCAAGTGAAAATAAAACGTGCATGCATACTAATGTGTCATTATCTAAATGAGTATTCTAACTATTTACTTTATCTCATTAGAACTCATCCGTAAGTACATAAAGTATAACATTATATTACTAACGTGTATAAAACAAGTTAACAAGTTCATAcattattaagtaattaaataatctaattatttattttatttctaatttaaaatcaatcaattacataataaaacatCAATCTGTTTATCTCCGTTGATAAGTGAAAATTTGTTCATGGagtatattatcataaaatctaaatttaacttTTCAAGGGGGTTGGGTTGGGGGGGACCTTGCCCCTTGGACCCGCAAAGaagataagagaaaatattaccTGGCAAAGCATTTCTTCATATAGTAGCGGCTCTGCCTCAAGGCATCAGGCAAGTCATCTGCAATTGAATCAGAACGCTTGAGGGCTGGGGGGGTTGAAGCCattgcaacaaaaaaaaaaaaaacagttcaaAGATACtcgaaagaaaaaaagagactATGAATTCACAAAGGTGTTTGTGTGGTGGGGTAGTTTGTgctaagatttatatatatagagttaaaagtaatgaaataatttttttataataggcAAATGTGAGTTCCATTAATGGCCAAACTGAGTGAGAGGGAGAAGGATCATTCTTTGGTACCAACATTGGGAGAAAGAAAGATAGAttgaaagcaagaaaaagaattattttgaTTGGTGGATTTGCCTTTGCCCTTTCGACAACATCCTTTAAACTTGGAAGGGAAGAAATTTATTGGCAACGTGTGAATTGGTATAGAGAATTATATGTTATTCACTCTAAGGATTTGAGTGTAACCGAAACCGAATAACGATCAGTTAaagtttagttcaaatctaAAATGATTAACTTGAAATTGAATTCAGTTTGTTTaaattgttaaagaagaaaaagaattgttaaCAATGTAAACTCTGGTTTAGTGACGCCAATGCGGTAAGAGGGTTCAAATCGAGTCCAGTCAAACAACAATCTAAGTTTGAGCAACTTATATTGAATCCATTTCTATTagtatttaagttttgatttatgttaaattttaaatactattattttaaatattttatttaacagaGTTTTGTCTGACCATtagttaacatttttttaatttaaaatttatagtaaAATAACAAGAATACTTATTTAGgaataattgaaaattcatttaatAGACAATACTCATATAATTTGAACAATTGCCCCTCAAGGCTATTGATCAAATGCGTACTACAATAATGTTGTTTGTGtaacaaattctttattaaagtaaaatttttaagttaatcaTTGATTAACTATCACATAATAGTATGAAGCAAGGGTAAATTCGAGATGAGCTCAAACAAAGGCTAGTACAACAAATTGGAGCTCGACTCGGTGAAAAGTAATATTGGTCAAAGTGAACACTAAAGCCATACCAATAAAAtagttgtttaaaaaaaaaaaatcatggaagaagagggaaaaaaattggTGGCGAAGCAAACTCAATGAGCTAAAATAGCTTCAACTTGAGTTCAGAGAGTTCGATTCAAATATGGATTCAAGTTCAAGTCAACATAACTCAAATCCATCCCGAGAATCAAGGCACACAAATTTTAGAATGTGAAATGTCTTTAAACTGtaataaatcaaaaccaaaGGGACAAAAAGGACTCTATGTAAGTTAAGTATTTTGCCCTATAAGATGGACAATTTCTTTATGCTTTTCCTCCTTTTATCAGTCTTTTAAGATTTTATGCTATCACATCGCTGTTTTGAGGAATTTAGAAGGGATTATATGAATGTATGACTTGAAAGAATATATTCCATTTGTCACCGTCGCCGACCTTCAAATTTCTAGTTATGTTGAGCTTAGTTTTACAAAATTGGGTTAAAAATGggattgaatttgattgagattAAGTCCggataaaatttagtttgagatcggtttaaattaaataacattaatttgaaattaactcaaaattaatgagttaaaattcaaacacaattcgaatataatttaatttaagatttgaTAAGAGTccattcaaatttgaatattcaaattaattcaaactcaaatcatttataaaaataagtttaatcaTAGGTTCGAATTCGGCTCGTTCAATCCGAGctcgaattcaaactcaataaacttaaattgaaacCAATCGTAGTTAAATAGTAGGTTCAATACGCCAAATCCAATGGTTTTTTCGTTCCTAATTCCAAATACCATGATATCGAACTACTAAATTACAAGTACAAGCAttaatgagtaatgttatgtaaacttataataaatactaatttaaatactaatattcgatcatatgatgataaatcataaattgtattcatcacaaatatatatagttttaataaaacaaaattatcaaaccctgataatatattttgatagaaCAATCCTTCATTGATGTTATCCCCACAAGCAAAAGATACTTATCCAAAAATAAGGTAATAAGAGGTGGATTCAATCTAAACTGTACaagataaaattactatttagcTTAATCAAGAtgagtttaagttaaaaaaattagtttaaacttaACTCGGCTCGAACTAGAGCATGCCTCACTAACcgattcttcttcatttttaatgttttataactAATACTTCTTACTGTTACCATTAAGTGACAGCGTTTGTTGTTAACCGTTAACTAACGGTATGAACCTCAAAGATTACTATCATCTCTTTAGCGTTACCATATAGAAACTTTTACTTTACCTAGAATTGAAACTGAACCAAATtgactcaaactcaaaaattgattcgatttaattcaatttaatttaaattcgtttattttaaatatgaactGAACTCCAATTAAAAGATTCAACTCgttttaaaactaaaccaaactaaaattatagaaaaatcaATTCGATTTAACGTGTAAACTAGATAAATGGtttaattctatttgaatttaactcgttactcaattcgaattatattaaataattattaaacaatatcattttattaataaaccacaaatttgagtcatatatccgaataataaatttaaattataaattcaaattaaactcaaaccaaactcgaattatttttattattaactggATGAATTTAAACCgaacttgaactaaattattttttatctaaattaaactcaaactaaaaaatatttagactCAGACTTTGTATCCACCTCTAACTTCACCTTCACATCATCGCCCTTACTGGTATAACATAGATTTGAGCTGAGTAATATACTTTGGACACATCCATCTTCCACTGAATCAGAATAACTTTGCCGCCTGCAATACCATGAGGTCCACGACCAGATGTTGGCTCGAACCAAACCAAATCCAAACAAAGGCAACTCAAGCTCCCTGTAATCCAAATCTGAACTCACCAACAATTacacagcaaaaaaaaaattcctcgaCAAGCTCTAGCAACAGCTTCGATTGTTTTCCTAGCTTAAACCtgacaaactaaaattttttactttcaaaaACCAAACCTGAGCCACCTCACTCGGTTCCACACCTAACCTCCCTATAAAAATTAACCATATGAAAGAATTCTACTAGTTTCAGAACTTCAAATGGGAACAACCCTGGGAAATTTTACCAGAACAAAATAGCAAAGTCAATAATTAGGACATCTTTGCTCCCCACCAGCAACAAAGCAAAATACATAGCAGAGTTTCAGAACCAGTTTTCAATCGGCATTTCACAGCCTTAACATAGCAAATGTCTACTTATTTTAATGATGTCTTTGATAGCGCCTAACAGTAGAACATAACCCTCTTGACATTCTCCTTCAGTGCAGGAAGCGGTCTAACTGCAGCATTAAGACTGGGTCCTCGAGTGCTCCTTGCAGCTGCCCCTCCACCCATGCCTCCGCGTCCAGCAGCAGTGCCGCTTGTCATTGAACCGCTATCTGATGTCTCTGGTTCCATGTAGAATCGAGCTCGGAATGCAGCAAGATGCGCATAGTATGCCGGTGGAACTGTCAAGTTACAAGAAAATAACATCAGCAACCGCTGAACCACAAGTTATTCAATAGCATATACAAGGGTGTATGCATGTAGATCTGTGTCTCAGGCTAAAGGTGCTTACCAATTGAAACAGAACGTGTGCACCTTGCATATCTGCAGAAATCAGAACATATGAAATCACAGTTTAGCTCCACTATCTTAGAATAAAATGACACTAGACGTGATCGCTGACACCTAGAGCCGAAAAATGTGATAATGCAGCAACATCAGAAATAGTAATCGCAGTAACATTTATATACTTACGTGTAGCACAGGTTGTTTGTGAGGGACTGGAGTCCATCAGCGGAGAACTTGTTCTCATCCCACAGTACATGGTAGTGAGCTGGACGGCTTGTACCCTGTTTGTTGTGTCAGTATATCAGAAATCAAATCAGTAAAATCTGCAGCTTGTCATGTACATTGTAGTAGAAAAGATATCTTACCTGAATTCCAGCATGGCTACAGAGGTAAAAGTCAAATTCAGTGGGGTGACAAATTTTGGAGTCCACAACAGTGCCTGCAGTATTCATTAGATTGAGTACTTTAgctcatataaattttatatatatatatatatgagatgaTATTTATGGAACCAGAATTACTAACCTGGCAATATATTCCCACTCCTGTCAACCGTATTGCGGTCATGATGGTTGTTGGCGAACAACCTTGTGTGGTGACGTTTCTGAACCACAACAAAAGTCACAGGAGGCTGA
This sequence is a window from Mangifera indica cultivar Alphonso chromosome 20, CATAS_Mindica_2.1, whole genome shotgun sequence. Protein-coding genes within it:
- the LOC123204669 gene encoding sucrose synthase 7-like, which translates into the protein MASTPPALKRSDSIADDLPDALRQSRYYMKKCFARYVATGNSLMKRQQLMEEVEKVIEDKHERNKVLEGLLGYILSTTQEAAIVPPYVALAVRPNPGFWEFVKVNADDLSVDSITSVDYLKFKEMIFDDNWAQDEFSLEIDFGAMELSTPHLTISSAIGNGLNYISKFTSTRLSGSSDKAKPLLDYLLALKHREEKLMIDETIITVDKLQAALIVAEVFVSSLPKDTPYQNFQSRLKECGLEKGWGDTAERVIETMRMCSEILQAPDPVKFEAFFSRLPNIFNIVIFSPHGFFGQSDVLGLPDTGGQVVYILDQVTALEEELLLRIKQQGLNVKPQILVVTRLIPDAQGTKCNQEWEPIFNTKHSHILRVPFRTDQGILPQWVSRFDIYPYLETFVQDATAKILELMDCKPDLIIGNYSDGNLVASLMAAKLGVTQGTIAHALEKTKYENSDAKWKELDPKYHFSCQFTADLIAMNAADFIITSTYQEIAGSKERPGQYESHISFTMPGLCRVVSGINVFDPKFNIAAPGADQSVYFPHTEKQRRLTKFHPAIEELLYNKEDNNEHIGYLEDRKKPIIFSMARLDTVKNITGLTEWYGKNKRLRNLVNLVVVAGFFDPSKSNDREEIAEIKKMHTLIENYQLNGQFRWIAAQTDRHRNGELYRCIADTKGAFVQPALYEAFGLTVIEAMNCGLPTFATNQGGPAEIIIDGISGFHIDPNNGDASSNKIADFFEKCKKDTGYWNKMSAAGLQRIYECYTWKIYANKVLNMGSVYGFWKQLNKEQKLAKQRYIQMLYNLQFRKLARNVPIKIPEHQGQVMSMETPVPQKSVPTATVDTPQPATLRKPIPQLPAPTKTETRKQKREDVEQKPSRSMQRSPLCDGGQWLLMIGFLFIIYYLLKKLYCMFM